One genomic segment of Sorex araneus isolate mSorAra2 chromosome X, mSorAra2.pri, whole genome shotgun sequence includes these proteins:
- the LOC129399892 gene encoding lithostathine-like, which translates to MLPIMATVTWLVLSCLVLQAQVKGEDLQSEELSPRARCPKGSKAYGNHCYAFFKTTKSWMDADFECQKWRNGHLVSVLTESEGYFVASLIKNSGTASSNVWIGLHDTTETKPNEGGWEWINEDVLNYEAWERGGPTNSGFCGAVLRHTGYENWQNFDCRNLLPYVCKFES; encoded by the exons ATGCTGCCTATCATGGCCACTGTTACTTGGCTGGTGCTCTCCTGCCTGGTGCTCCAGGCCCAGGTGAAAG GGGAAGACCTGCAGAGCGAAGAGCTGTCTCCACGAGCCAGGTGCCCCAAGGGCTCCAAGGCCTATGGCAACCACTGTTATGCCTTTTTTAAGACAACAAAATCCTGGATGGATGCCGAT TTCGAATGCCAGAAATGGCGCAATGGACACCTTGTGTCTGTGCTCACTGAGTCTGAAGGCTACTTCGTGGCCTCCCTCATCAAGAACAGTGGGACAGCATCCTCCAATGTCTGGATTGGACTCCATGACACCACAGAG ACTAAACCCAATGAAGGTGGATGGGAGTGGATCAATGAGGATGTGCTGAACTATGAGGCCTGGGAGAGAGGTGGTCCTACTAATTCTGGGTTCTGTGGGGCCGTTCTTAGACACACAG GCTATGAAAACTGGCAAAATTTTGACTGCAGAAATCTACTGCCCTACGTCTGCAAGTTTGAGAGCTAA
- the LOC101554504 gene encoding lithostathine-like: MLPIMATVAWLVLSCLVLQAQVKGEDLQSEELSPRARCPKGSKAYGNHCYAFFKTTKSWMDADFECQKRRNGHLVSVLTESEGYFVASLIKNSGTASSNVWIGLHDTTETKPNEGGWEWINEDVLNYEAWERGGPTNSGFCGAVLRHTGYENWQNFDCRNLLPYVCKFES, translated from the exons ATGCTGCCTATCATGGCCACTGTTGCTTGGCTGGTGCTCTCCTGCCTGGTGCTCCAGGCCCAGGTGAAAG GGGAAGACCTGCAGAGCGAAGAGCTGTCTCCACGAGCCAGGTGCCCCAAGGGCTCCAAGGCCTATGGCAACCACTGTTATGCCTTTTTTAAGACAACAAAATCCTGGATGGATGCCGAT TTCGAATGCCAGAAACGGCGCAATGGACACCTTGTGTCTGTGCTCACTGAGTCTGAAGGTTACTTCGTGGCCTCCCTCATCAAGAACAGTGGGACAGCATCCTCCAATGTCTGGATTGGACTCCATGAcaccacagag ACTAAACCCAATGAAGGTGGATGGGAGTGGATCAATGAGGATGTGCTGAACTATGAGGCCTGGGAGAGAGGTGGTCCTACTAATTCCGGGTTCTGTGGGGCCGTTCTTAGACACACAG GCTATGAAAACTGGCAAAATTTTGACTGCAGAAATCTACTGCCCTACGTCTGCAAGTTTGAGAGCTGA
- the LOC101554248 gene encoding lithostathine-like translates to MLPPLTTVAWLVLSCLVLQTQVRGEDLQSEELSPRARCPKGSKAYGNHCYAFFKTAKSWMDADLECQKRRSGHLVSVLTESEGYFVASLIKNSGTASSDVWIGLHDTTETKPNEGGWEWINEDVLNYEAWERGGPTNSGFCGAVLRHTGYENWQNFDCRNLLPYVCKFES, encoded by the exons ATGCTGCCTCCCTTGACCACTGTTGCTTGGCTGGTGCTCTCCTGCCTGGTGCTCCAGACCCAAGTGAGAG GGGAAGACCTGCAGAGCGAAGAGCTGTCTCCACGAGCCAGGTGCCCCAAGGGCTCCAAGGCCTATGGCAACCACTGTTATGCCTTTTTTAAGACAGCAAAGTCCTGGATGGATGCTGAT TTGGAATGTCAAAAACGGCGCAGTGGACACCTTGTGTCTGTGCTCACTGAGTCTGAAGGCTACTTTGTGGCCTCCCTCATCAAGAACAGTGGAACAGCATCCTCCGATGTCTGGATTGGACTCCATGAcaccacagag ACTAAACCCAATGAAGGTGGATGGGAGTGGATCAATGAGGACGTGCTGAACTATGAGGCCTGGGAGAGAGGTGGCCCTACTAATTCCGGGTTCTGTGGGGCCGTTCTTAGACACACAG GCTATGAAAACTGGCAAAATTTTGACTGTAGAAACCTACTGCCCTACGTCTGCAAGTTTGAGAGCTAA
- the LOC101553977 gene encoding lithostathine-like, with protein sequence MLPIMATVAWLVLSCLVLQAQVKGEDLQSEELSPRARCPKGSKAYGNHCYAFFKTTKSWMDADFECQKRRNGHLVSVLTESEGYFVASLIKNSGTASSDVWIGLHDTTETKPNEGGWEWINEDVLNYEAWERGGPTNSGFCGAVLRHTGYENWQNFDCRNLLPYVCKFES encoded by the exons ATGCTGCCTATCATGGCCACTGTTGCTTGGCTGGTGCTCTCCTGCCTGGTGCTCCAGGCCCAGGTGAAAG GGGAAGACCTGCAGAGCGAAGAGCTGTCTCCACGAGCCAGGTGCCCCAAGGGCTCCAAGGCCTATGGCAACCACTGTTATGCCTTTTTTAAGACAACAAAATCCTGGATGGATGCTGAT TTCGAATGCCAGAAACGGCGCAATGGACACCTTGTGTCTGTGCTCACTGAGTCTGAGGGCTACTTTGTGGCCTCCCTCATCAAGAACAGTGGGACAGCATCCTCTGATGTCTGGATTGGACTCCACGACACCACAGAG ACTAAACCCAATGAAGGTGGATGGGAGTGGATCAATGAGGATGTGCTGAACTATGAGGCATGGGAGAGAGGTGGTCCTACTAATTCCGGGTTCTGTGGGGCCGTTCTTAGACACACAG GCTATGAAAACTGGCAAAATTTTGACTGCAGAAACCTACTGCCCTACGTCTGCAAGTTTGAGAGCTAA